A genomic segment from Mustela lutreola isolate mMusLut2 chromosome 15, mMusLut2.pri, whole genome shotgun sequence encodes:
- the C15H17orf80 gene encoding uncharacterized protein C17orf80 homolog isoform X1: MEVCPYCKKPFKRLKSHLPYCKMIGPIVPADQKACQSKPAPHAKKMKGPIADLNNTKERKLEMASKKRNTSLVKDKPERATKSLPLLAVGLERSSNTKANKDVQNQGQSSIKTLKNTEPKITFQGEAKGRFHASENTTPRRELAKYLPTSGEGRSNLSENETSLPLGPVQPSSSNQDRKHSSALPNDVQITSNNFRLDKIDPLRWKRLVNLPDKPHHSSPMNLSYGVEGVRTSLSNNERQSKARDHLSEVSSDVRDSETQEKNTESQFLNFKVSPVGDIQVRENQGKGLYLGTEAHGSRGNAEKSLSVAEIPEWASVNCDAKNISSDDSATEKKGPHEDPSLNLFTPRETACSELLSVSQPHNQSLASLAVRFFQEEKAGASRPHRVPDVEALTESGEGASLQPSSGRGPPVSHLGCQQTLHSVLPHASYSPFHQIGIADRKTLSSSLGLEWFPELYPGYLGLGVLPGKPQYWNAVAQKPQLTSPQGERLSKVPLWERSSTALRSLEPPTRLASSNLSLMWLLGAVQKGWVRCSTTVRSGVGGLTMLFTGYFVLWCGWSFRHLKLQRWQKW; encoded by the exons ATGGAAGTGTGTCCTTACTGTAAAAAGCCATTTAAACGATTAAAATCCCACTTGCCATATTGTAAGATGATAGGACCAATTGTACCTGCTGATCAGAAAGCTTGTCAGTCCAAGCCAGCTCCACACGCTAAAAAAATGAAAGGGCCAATCGCCGACTTAAATAACACTAAAGAGAGAAAGTTGGAGATGGCGAGTAAGAAGAGAAATACCAGCTTGGTGAAGGACAAACCAGAACGGGCAACAAAGTCTCTTCCACTCCTGGCTGTTGGTTTGGAAAGATCAAGTAATACAAAGGCAAATAAAGACGTCCAGAATCAAGGTCAGAGCTCTatcaaaacactaaaaaatactGAACCAAAGATAACTTTCCAGGGAGAAGCGAAGGGTCGGTTTCACGCATCAGAGAACACCACTCCTAGGAGAGAACTTGCCAAATATTTGCCTACATCAGGGGAAGGTAGAAGTAacctttcagaaaatgaaacATCTTTACCTCTTGGCCCAGTACAACCTTCTTCATCAAATCAAGATAGAAAACACTCTTCTGCCTTACCCAATGATGTACAGATCACTTCTAATAATTTCAGATTGGACAAAATTGATCCCCTAAGATGGAAGCGTCTAGTAAATTTACCAGATAAACCTCATCACAGTTCTCCCATGAATCTCAGTTATGGGGTCGAAGGAGTAAGAACATCATTGTCAAACAACGAGAGACAGTCTAAGGCCAGGGACCACCTCTCAGAAGTCTCTTCTGACGTTAGAGACTCTGAGACTCAAGAAAAGAACACGgaatcacaatttttaaattttaaagttagcCCAGTAGGTGACATCCAAGTCAGGGAGAACCAGGGAAAAGGACTGTACCTTGGAACAGAGGCACACGGCAGCAGAGGAAATGCAGAGAAAAGTCTATCTGTAGCAGAAATCCCGGAATGGGCTTCTGTGAACTGTGATGCAAAGAACATCAGTAGTGATGATTCAGCCACAGAGAAGAAAGGTCCACATGAAGATCCCAGTTTAAATTTGTTCACTCCAAGAGAGACGGCCTGCAGTGAGCTGCTTTCTGTGTCACAGCCACATAATCAAAGCCTTGCTTCTCTGGCTGTCAGATTtttccaagaagagaaagcaggagccTCCCGTCCTCACCGAGTCCCTGATGTGGAGGCGTTAACAGAGAGTGGTGAAGGAGCTTCTCTGCAGCCCAGCTCTGGCCGTGGGCCCCCAGTGTCCCACCTGGGCTGCCAGCAAACCTTACATTCAGTCCTGCCTCACGCCTCTTACAGCCCCTTCCATCAGATTGGCATTGCTGATAGGAAGACCCTTTCAAGCTCCCTGGGCCTGGAGTGGTTTCCAGAGCTCTATCCTGGTTATCTTGGACTAGGAGTATTGCCAGGGAAGCCCCAGTATTGGAATGCAGTGGCCCAAAAGCCTCAGCTCACCAGTCCCCAGGGGGAGAGACTCTCAAAAG TTCCTTTGTGGGAGAGAAGCTCGACCGCTCTCAGGAGTTTGGAGCCCCCGACCAGACTTGCATCCTCCAACTTGTCTCTGATGTGGCTCTTGGGAGCTGTCCAGAAAG gctGGGTCAGGTGCAGCACCACGGTGAGAAGCGGCGTCGGGGGCCTCACCATGCTCTTTACTGGCTACTTTGTCCTGTGGTGCGGCTGGAGCTTCAGGCATCTGA AGCTGCAGCGCTGGCAGAAGTGGTGA
- the CPSF4L gene encoding putative cleavage and polyadenylation specificity factor subunit 4-like protein, translated as MQEVIAGLEQLTFTFEKDVETQKGTGLLPFQGMDKSGSAVCNFFAKGLCDKGKLCPFRHNQGEKMVVCKHWLRGLCKKGDQCGFLHQYDVTRMPKCYFYSKFGDCNKKECSFLHVKPAFQTRDCPWYDQGFCKDGPLCKHRHVPKTMCVNYLVGFCPKGPHCQFAQ; from the exons ATGCAAGAGGTCATTGCTGGGCTGGAGCAGTTGACCTTCACCTTCGAGAAGGATGTAGAGACGCAGAAGGGCACTGGCCTCCTGCCTTTCCAGGGGATGGACA AATCGGGCTCGGCTGTGTGCAACTTCTTCGCTAAAGGGCTCTGTGACAAAG GGAAGCTCTGCCCTTTCCGgcacaaccagggggagaagaTGGTGGTGTGCAAACACTGGCTTCGCGGCCTGTGTAAGAAGGGCGACCAGTGCGGTTTCCTGCACCAGTACGATGTCACCAGGATGCCCAAGTGCTACTTCTACTCCAAGTTCG GTGATTGCAACAAGAAGGAATGTTCCTTTCTCCATGTGAAGCCAGCTTTCCAGACCCGGGACTGTCCTTGGTATGACCAAGGTTTCTGCAAGGATG GTCCCCTCTGTAAACACCGCCATGTCCCTAAGACAATGTGTGTTAACTACTTAGTGGGCTTCTGCCCCAAGGGCCCCCACTGCCAATTTGCACAGTGA
- the C15H17orf80 gene encoding uncharacterized protein C17orf80 homolog isoform X2 — translation MKKQAERRSDWFKVMLPVDGKAAVPLWERSSTALRSLEPPTRLASSNLSLMWLLGAVQKGWVRCSTTVRSGVGGLTMLFTGYFVLWCGWSFRHLKLQRWQKW, via the exons atgaagaaacaggcagagaggagaagtgattGGTTCAAGGTCATGTTGCCAGTAGATGGTAAAGCAGCAG TTCCTTTGTGGGAGAGAAGCTCGACCGCTCTCAGGAGTTTGGAGCCCCCGACCAGACTTGCATCCTCCAACTTGTCTCTGATGTGGCTCTTGGGAGCTGTCCAGAAAG gctGGGTCAGGTGCAGCACCACGGTGAGAAGCGGCGTCGGGGGCCTCACCATGCTCTTTACTGGCTACTTTGTCCTGTGGTGCGGCTGGAGCTTCAGGCATCTGA AGCTGCAGCGCTGGCAGAAGTGGTGA